A window of Nonomuraea angiospora genomic DNA:
TGGGTCACGGGCCCGGGCTGGAGAACACCAGGACGGACGCGGTGAACCCGTGCACATGGTTGTGGCCCGCCACCGGCCCGACCTCGCCGGCCGCGAAGAACCCGGCCATGCCGATGGGCCCCAGCGTGTCACGCAGGGCGACCGGGTCGTGGTCGGCCGTGCCGAACATGGCCGAGCCCCGCCCGTTGCACGAGAACAGCAGCGCCCCGTCCACCTTGCCGAGCTGCTCCCGATGGGCGTCCAGCAGGTCGTACAGGTCCTCGTCGGCGGTGGCCGCGTCGCGTACCTGGAAGCGCACGGTCCTGCCGATCTCCACGATGTCGCCGATGGCCACCGCCTCGCGTTCGGGATCGATGCCGATGACTCCCCTGATGAGGAAGTCGCCGCGTTCGTGGCGCTCGGCGTACTCGTCCATGGCCACGCCGATCTGCAGGCCGGAGGCGACCAGCTCGCGGTCGTCCTCGTCCAGTTCGCTGACGATGTCCTCCAGCCGGGCCAGCGCGGGCTGCCCGGCCAGCTCCAGCAGCAGGTTGTCCTCCGACGCGGTGACGACCATGCTGGGGCCGATCGGGCGGCAGCCCTGGCTGACGACGGTGCTGATCCTGACCGGGCCGCTGATCAGCACGCCGATCGCGCCCTCGGTGTAGACCTCGCCGTCGGCGAACAGCCGTACGGAGCCCCGTCCCTGCAACCCGTTGGCCAGCCCGCCGATCAGCGGCAGGTCGCCGAGCACGTCGACGGAGCGCTCGACGAAGGCGTCGGTCGGAAACGTGTACGGATCGGCGAGCAGGATCGCGACATGATCATCGGCGCCTCGCTCGGGCAGCCCGACCACCACGAACCTGTCCTCGGCCGCCAGCGTCTCCAGCTGGAAGGTCGTCAGCCTGGCGCCGTCCAAGGTCGCCGCCCACGCGCTCACCGCGGGCAGCAGCTCGACCCCCTGTCCGTCGCCGATCACCCCCGTGGCGCTGCATCCGACCACGTGCGCGTCGGGCGCGAGCCTCATAGCGGCCTCACCGGCCCGCGCGACGTCCTCGGGATCATCGCCGCAGATGAAGAAACAGACCAGGTCGGCCCGGCCACTGAGCCTCGACAGGGCCTGGCCCACGGCGGTCTCCGCGGCCCCCACCAGGTCGGAACCCACGGCGAGGCCGTCGGCGAAGCGGCTAGTCATAACGGCCACGAGTCTCGCCTCCCTCGACATGTCAAAGTTCCCTAGGCCCGATTCTCCCCACTAAAAGGACAAGCACGCGCACGAAACGTCACGCAATGGTCGAGATCCGAAATCTGCGCCAGATGCGAAACTCTCTGCCGCATTGCTCGCGGGGGACGTAGTCTCGTTCCCGTGCATCAGCCACGTATTCTCCGCGAGTTGCGAGAGAGCGGCCACGTTCATCGCACCGTCAAAGCCGAAGTCCGGGAGAACCTGCTGGCCAAGCTGCGGGCAGGCGAGCCACGATTCCCCGGCATCGTGGGCTTCGACGACTCCGTCCTGCCGCACCTGGAGCGGGCCCTGCTCGCCGGGCACGACCTGGTCCTCCTCGGTGAGCGGGGCCAGGGCAAGACCCGGCTCATCCGTACCGTCACGGGTTTGCTGGACGAATGGACCCCAGTCGTCGAAGGTTGCGAGATCAACGACCATCCGTACGCGCCGGCCTGCACGCGCTGTCAGGCCCTCGCGCGGGAGCTGGGGGACGAGCTGCCGGTCGCGTGGAAGCACCGCGACGAGCGCTACGGCGAGAAACTCGCCACGCCCGACACCTCCGTGGGCGACCTGATCGGCGACGTCGACCCGATCAAGATCGCTGAGGGGCGCACGCTGGGCGACCCCGAGACCGTCCACTACGGCCTCGTCCCCCGCACCAACCGCGGTGTCTTCTCCGTCAACGAGCTGCCCGACCTGGCCGAGCGCATCCAGGTGTCGCTGCTCAACGTGCTGGAGGAGCGCGACATCCAGGTACGCGGCTACAACCTGCGGCTCCCGCTCGACATCCTGCTCATCGCCAGCGCCAACCCCGAGGACTACACCAACAGGGGCCGGATCATCACCCCGCTGAAGGACCGCTTCGGCGCCGAGATCCGCACCCACTACCCGCTGACCGTCGAGGACGAGCTGACGCTCATCCGCCAGGAGTCCGTGCCGGACATCGGGGCCGACGTCCCCGAACACCTGGTCGAGGTCATCGCCAGGTTCACCCGGCTGGTACGCGAGTCCACGGCGGTGGACGCCCGTTCCGGCGTGTCGGCGCGCTTCTCGATCGCCGCCGCCGAGACCGCCGCGGCCTCGGCCGTGCGCAGGGCGGCGCTGACGGGCGAGGAGCAGGCCGTCACGCGCGTGGTCGACCTGGCCTCGGTGGTCCACAGCCTGCGGGGCAAGGTGGAGTTCGAGGTGAGCGAGGAGGGCAGGGAGACCGAGATCCTCGCCCACCTGCTGCGCCGGGCCACGGCGGAGACGTTCAGGACCCGGCTGGGCGGCATGGACCTGTCGGCGATCATCGACAAGTTCTCCGAGGGCGCCCAGGTGGAGTCGGGCGAGCTGGTCGCCGCCGGCGAGCTGCTCCACCGGATGGGCCCGGTCACGGGCCTGGCGAAGGTCATGTCCAAGCTCGGCATGGGCGCGGGCGAGGAGTCGCCGGGGCACGCGGCAGCAGCCCTGGAGTTCGCGCTGGAGGGTCTTTACCTCATGCGGCGCCTGTCCAAGGAAGACCTTGACGGCGTGAGCGTCTACCGCACATGAACATATCGGCGGTCTTCCGCGTCATAGTGGATAGCTGATCACACCGACCGGGAGGCCGCCCATGCGCCTGCTTGCCTGCGCCACCGCTCTTGCCATGGGTTTCGTCGCCGTGCCCGCCTCCGCCGAGGCCACAGCGGCCAAGGTCGTGTACGGGTACGCCTGGGCAGACGGCGAGGGGCACCTGCGGATCGTCCCCAAGTCGGCCACTTTCGTGCGGAAGGGCGAGTTCCGGAGCTACCGGCTCAAGCCGGTGGCCGGGGCCCAGGAGGTGCGGCTCGACTACACCGGCGCCTCCTTCGGCCGGGTCACGGTGGCGTGCGACCTGAAGGAGACCGAGGGCCAGGTGGCCCTGGACGCCAAGGGGCTGGGCCGGACGGCCTGCGAGGCCGGGGATCTGACCGACGGGCTGGCCCGCGGCCCCGTTCCGCTCCGCGTCGAATACCGGGGCGCCGACGCCGTCAAGATCAACGAGTTCCTGGTCACCGAGTGGCCGGGCGCGCGTACCGCCCGCGGCACGCTCAAGCGCGTCAACGACACGACGGTCCTGTTCACGACCGGCGGAAAGACGGTCAAGCTCGGGTACACGCACGCCACGAGCTTCTACCGGACCACCGCGCGCTGCCGGGACGGGTGGCTGGCGGGCAGGCCGGTCAACGCCGACAAGCAGGGGCTCGGCAAGAAGTCGTGCACCTCGGCGGACCTGACCAGGGCCCTCAAGGCGGCCCGGCACCCCGTACTGGTGAAGATCGACTACACCCCCGAGGCCGGGGGCGTCAACGAGGTGTGGGAGGTCTTCGGGGACGCGTAAACGGGCGGATCGGGTTAGCGTTAGTGCGTGATGGCCTTTCGCTATGGTGAGTACCACGACGGCCCCGATCCCCTCGCCCCGCCCTACGACGTGCGGGCGGCCCTCGACGAGATGGGCGACGCGATCCTGTCCGGCTCGACGCCGGTCCACGCCCTGCGCGACCTGCTCAAGCGCGGCCTGCCCGGCGCGCAGGACCGCCGCGGGCTCGACGACATGCTCAGGGAGGTGCGCCGGCGCCGGCGCGACCTGCGCGAGCGCGGGCGGCTCGACGGCACCCTGGAGAAGGCGCGGGCGCTGCTCGACAAGGCCATCGGGCAGGAGCGGGCCGAGCTGTTCCCCGACCCGTCCGACGACGCGCGGCTGCGGGAGGCCGAGCTCGACGGGCTGCCCGAGGACACGGCCGGCGCGATCCAGGAGCTGAGCACGTACGAGTGGCGCTCCTCGGCGGCGCGCCAGACGTTCGAGGAGCTGCGCGACCTGCTGCGGCGCGAGGTCCTGGACAGCCA
This region includes:
- a CDS encoding FIST signal transduction protein, with translation MTSRFADGLAVGSDLVGAAETAVGQALSRLSGRADLVCFFICGDDPEDVARAGEAAMRLAPDAHVVGCSATGVIGDGQGVELLPAVSAWAATLDGARLTTFQLETLAAEDRFVVVGLPERGADDHVAILLADPYTFPTDAFVERSVDVLGDLPLIGGLANGLQGRGSVRLFADGEVYTEGAIGVLISGPVRISTVVSQGCRPIGPSMVVTASEDNLLLELAGQPALARLEDIVSELDEDDRELVASGLQIGVAMDEYAERHERGDFLIRGVIGIDPEREAVAIGDIVEIGRTVRFQVRDAATADEDLYDLLDAHREQLGKVDGALLFSCNGRGSAMFGTADHDPVALRDTLGPIGMAGFFAAGEVGPVAGHNHVHGFTASVLVFSSPGP
- a CDS encoding sigma 54-interacting transcriptional regulator, coding for MHQPRILRELRESGHVHRTVKAEVRENLLAKLRAGEPRFPGIVGFDDSVLPHLERALLAGHDLVLLGERGQGKTRLIRTVTGLLDEWTPVVEGCEINDHPYAPACTRCQALARELGDELPVAWKHRDERYGEKLATPDTSVGDLIGDVDPIKIAEGRTLGDPETVHYGLVPRTNRGVFSVNELPDLAERIQVSLLNVLEERDIQVRGYNLRLPLDILLIASANPEDYTNRGRIITPLKDRFGAEIRTHYPLTVEDELTLIRQESVPDIGADVPEHLVEVIARFTRLVRESTAVDARSGVSARFSIAAAETAAASAVRRAALTGEEQAVTRVVDLASVVHSLRGKVEFEVSEEGRETEILAHLLRRATAETFRTRLGGMDLSAIIDKFSEGAQVESGELVAAGELLHRMGPVTGLAKVMSKLGMGAGEESPGHAAAALEFALEGLYLMRRLSKEDLDGVSVYRT